One region of Vigna angularis cultivar LongXiaoDou No.4 chromosome 10, ASM1680809v1, whole genome shotgun sequence genomic DNA includes:
- the LOC108336061 gene encoding two-component response regulator ORR21 isoform X4, producing MAQSRSAAGACKGATAEFPAGLRVLVVDDDATTLRIIEQMSIRCRYRVTTCTEATVALNLLRERKGCFDVVLSDVHMPDMDGYKLLEHVGLEMDLPVIMMSGDSTTSAVMKGIRHGACDYLIKPVREEELRNIWQHVVRKIWNENKEHDNSGSMEDSDWNKRGNDDTEYTSSVADAAEVVKAPKKRSSLKEEDIELESDDPATSKKPRVVWSVELHQQFVSAVNQLGLDKAVPKRILELMNVPGLTRENVASHLQGWLTRLPVVDEKFRLYLKRLSGVAQQQNGMLNAVPGTIESNLSATGRFDIQALAAAGHVPPETLAALHAELLGRPATNILSTADQATLLQASIGLKHSHAEHAVAYGQPFVKCPSNIGKDFPPSFLTANDMSSGYGAWPSSNNTMGSVRPNNSDERVGTQYNNILMDILDHQQRQQPQQKQQQHQQQKQQQQQPLIHDQSCSINVQPSCLVVPSQSCDTLQAVNGSASVNQNCSFGMNAVIDYSLLSQKSNNSVSASQFSGGDTKARAVLYAHTMPSTCSMSSINGSIQQLQNSTLTFGGARPLPSPLPMSDRQDPYGLKSDSTGNALKEEPNFINMQKVSRPIVERYQSCDHSSVFTE from the exons ATGGCTCAGTCGCGTTCCGCCGCCGGCGCATGCAAGGGTGCCACGGCGGAGTTCCCGGCGGGGCTAAGGGTTTTGGTCGTCGACGATGACGCCACCACGCTGAGGATTATAGAGCAAATGTCAATTCGATGCCGTTACCGCg TTACCACGTGCACTGAGGCTACTGTGGCTTTGAATCTTCTGCGGGAAAGGAAAGGTTGTTTTGATGTGGTACTGAGTGATGTTCATATGCCAGACATGGATGGTTATAAGCTCCTTGAACATGTTGGGCTGGAAATGGACCTTCCTGTAATTA TGATGTCTGGTGATAGTACAACAAGTGCTGTTATGAAGGGAATTAGACATGGGGCTTGTGATTATTTGATTAAGCCTGTACGTGAGGAAGAACTGAGGAATATATGGCAACATGTTGTTAGGAAAATCtggaatgaaaataaagaacatgATAATTCTGGCAGCATGGAAGATAGTGATTGGAATAAACGGGGAAATGATGATACTGAATATACTTCTTCTGTTGCTGATGCAGCAGAAGTAGTTAAAGCACCAAAAAAGAGGAGCAGtttaaaagaagaagatattgaATTGGAGAGTGATGATCCAGCCACATCTAAGAAGCCTCGCGTAGTGTGGTCAGTAGAACTGCACCAACAATTTGTCAGTGCTGTGAATCAACTTGGGCTTGATA AGGCTGTGCCAAAGAGAATTCTTGAATTGATGAATGTCCCTGGTTTGACTAGAGAAAACGTTGCCAGTCATTTGCAG GGGTGGTTGACGAGGTTGCCTGTTGTGGATGAG AAATTTAGACTTTACTTGAAGCGATTAAGTGGAGTGGCACAGCAACAGAATGGGATGCTAAATGCAGTTCCTGGGACTATAGAATCCAACCTGAGCGCTACTGGAAGATTTGACATACAAGCTTTGGCTGCTGCTGGCCATGTTCCGCCTGAAACACTTGCAGCCCTTCATGCTGAGCTCTTAGGTCGCCCTGCAACTAACATATTGTCTACAGCGGACCAGGCTACATTGCTGCAAGCATCCATTGGGCTAAAACATTCCCATGCTGAACATGCTGTGGCGTATGGTCAGCCTTTTGTAAAGTGTCCTTCCAACATTGGCAAGGATTTTCCTCCCTCTTTCTTAACTGCAAATGACATGTCGTCAGGATATGGTGCATGGCCATCATCTAATAATACAATGGGTTCAGTGAGACCCAATAATAGCGATGAAAGAGTGGGTACTCAGTATAATAACATACTGATGGATATATTAGATCACCAACAAAGGCAGCAACCCCAGCAAAAACAACAGCAGCACCAGCAGCaaaagcaacaacaacaacagcctCTGATACATGATCAGAGTTGTTCAATCAATGTTCAACCATCTTGCTTGGTGGTTCCATCTCAATCCTGTGACACTCTACAGGCAGTAAACGGTTCTGCTTCTGTCAATCAGAATTGCAGTTTTGGCATGAATGCCGTTATTGATTATAGTTTATTGTCACAGAAATCAAATAATTCTGTTAGTGCATCTCAATTTTCCGGTGGGGACACAAAAGCTCGAGCTGTTCTCTATGCTCATACTATGCCCTCCACTTGTTCTATGAGCTCCATTAATGGCAGTATTCAGCAGCTTCAAAACTCAACTTTGACATTTGGTGGTGCAAGACCTTTGCCTAGCCCTTTGCCTATGTCTGATAGACAAGATCCCTATGGTTTGAAATCAG ATAGCACTGGCAACGCACTGAAGGAGGAgccaaattttataaatatgcaAAAAGTGAGTCGCCCAATCGTTGAAAGATATCAATCTTGTGATCATTCAAGTGTGTTTACTGAATAG
- the LOC108336061 gene encoding two-component response regulator ORR21 isoform X3, giving the protein MAQSRSAAGACKGATAEFPAGLRVLVVDDDATTLRIIEQMSIRCRYRVTTCTEATVALNLLRERKGCFDVVLSDVHMPDMDGYKLLEHVGLEMDLPVIMMSGDSTTSAVMKGIRHGACDYLIKPVREEELRNIWQHVVRKIWNENKEHDNSGSMEDSDWNKRGNDDTEYTSSVADAAEVVKAPKKRSSLKEEDIELESDDPATSKKPRVVWSVELHQQFVSAVNQLGLDKAVPKRILELMNVPGLTRENVASHLQGWLTRLPVVDEKFRLYLKRLSGVAQQQNGMLNAVPGTIESNLSATGRFDIQALAAAGHVPPETLAALHAELLGRPATNILSTADQATLLQASIGLKHSHAEHAVAYGQPFVKCPSNIGKDFPPSFLTANDMSSGYGAWPSSNNTMGSVRPNNSDERVGTQYNNILMDILDHQQRQQPQQKQQQHQQQKQQQQQPLIHDQSCSINVQPSCLVVPSQSCDTLQKSNNSVSASQFSGGDTKARAVLYAHTMPSTCSMSSINGSIQQLQNSTLTFGGARPLPSPLPMSDRQDPYGLKSGDSFDQVCLRNIGFIGKGTCIPNRFVQNEIESSVSDFSQMKVNVDSTGNALKEEPNFINMQKVSRPIVERYQSCDHSSVFTE; this is encoded by the exons ATGGCTCAGTCGCGTTCCGCCGCCGGCGCATGCAAGGGTGCCACGGCGGAGTTCCCGGCGGGGCTAAGGGTTTTGGTCGTCGACGATGACGCCACCACGCTGAGGATTATAGAGCAAATGTCAATTCGATGCCGTTACCGCg TTACCACGTGCACTGAGGCTACTGTGGCTTTGAATCTTCTGCGGGAAAGGAAAGGTTGTTTTGATGTGGTACTGAGTGATGTTCATATGCCAGACATGGATGGTTATAAGCTCCTTGAACATGTTGGGCTGGAAATGGACCTTCCTGTAATTA TGATGTCTGGTGATAGTACAACAAGTGCTGTTATGAAGGGAATTAGACATGGGGCTTGTGATTATTTGATTAAGCCTGTACGTGAGGAAGAACTGAGGAATATATGGCAACATGTTGTTAGGAAAATCtggaatgaaaataaagaacatgATAATTCTGGCAGCATGGAAGATAGTGATTGGAATAAACGGGGAAATGATGATACTGAATATACTTCTTCTGTTGCTGATGCAGCAGAAGTAGTTAAAGCACCAAAAAAGAGGAGCAGtttaaaagaagaagatattgaATTGGAGAGTGATGATCCAGCCACATCTAAGAAGCCTCGCGTAGTGTGGTCAGTAGAACTGCACCAACAATTTGTCAGTGCTGTGAATCAACTTGGGCTTGATA AGGCTGTGCCAAAGAGAATTCTTGAATTGATGAATGTCCCTGGTTTGACTAGAGAAAACGTTGCCAGTCATTTGCAG GGGTGGTTGACGAGGTTGCCTGTTGTGGATGAG AAATTTAGACTTTACTTGAAGCGATTAAGTGGAGTGGCACAGCAACAGAATGGGATGCTAAATGCAGTTCCTGGGACTATAGAATCCAACCTGAGCGCTACTGGAAGATTTGACATACAAGCTTTGGCTGCTGCTGGCCATGTTCCGCCTGAAACACTTGCAGCCCTTCATGCTGAGCTCTTAGGTCGCCCTGCAACTAACATATTGTCTACAGCGGACCAGGCTACATTGCTGCAAGCATCCATTGGGCTAAAACATTCCCATGCTGAACATGCTGTGGCGTATGGTCAGCCTTTTGTAAAGTGTCCTTCCAACATTGGCAAGGATTTTCCTCCCTCTTTCTTAACTGCAAATGACATGTCGTCAGGATATGGTGCATGGCCATCATCTAATAATACAATGGGTTCAGTGAGACCCAATAATAGCGATGAAAGAGTGGGTACTCAGTATAATAACATACTGATGGATATATTAGATCACCAACAAAGGCAGCAACCCCAGCAAAAACAACAGCAGCACCAGCAGCaaaagcaacaacaacaacagcctCTGATACATGATCAGAGTTGTTCAATCAATGTTCAACCATCTTGCTTGGTGGTTCCATCTCAATCCTGTGACACTCTACAG AAATCAAATAATTCTGTTAGTGCATCTCAATTTTCCGGTGGGGACACAAAAGCTCGAGCTGTTCTCTATGCTCATACTATGCCCTCCACTTGTTCTATGAGCTCCATTAATGGCAGTATTCAGCAGCTTCAAAACTCAACTTTGACATTTGGTGGTGCAAGACCTTTGCCTAGCCCTTTGCCTATGTCTGATAGACAAGATCCCTATGGTTTGAAATCAGGTGATTCATTTGATCAAGTGTGCCTTAGGAATATTGGGTTTATTGGTAAAGGTACCTGTATTCCAAATAGGTTTGttcaaaatgaaattgaatCATCTGTCAGTGATTTTAGTCAAATGAAAGTCAATGTAGATAGCACTGGCAACGCACTGAAGGAGGAgccaaattttataaatatgcaAAAAGTGAGTCGCCCAATCGTTGAAAGATATCAATCTTGTGATCATTCAAGTGTGTTTACTGAATAG
- the LOC108336061 gene encoding two-component response regulator ORR21 isoform X5 yields the protein MAQSRSAAGACKGATAEFPAGLRVLVVDDDATTLRIIEQMSIRCRYRVTTCTEATVALNLLRERKGCFDVVLSDVHMPDMDGYKLLEHVGLEMDLPVIMMSGDSTTSAVMKGIRHGACDYLIKPVREEELRNIWQHVVRKIWNENKEHDNSGSMEDSDWNKRGNDDTEYTSSVADAAEVVKAPKKRSSLKEEDIELESDDPATSKKPRVVWSVELHQQFVSAVNQLGLDKAVPKRILELMNVPGLTRENVASHLQKFRLYLKRLSGVAQQQNGMLNAVPGTIESNLSATGRFDIQALAAAGHVPPETLAALHAELLGRPATNILSTADQATLLQASIGLKHSHAEHAVAYGQPFVKCPSNIGKDFPPSFLTANDMSSGYGAWPSSNNTMGSVRPNNSDERVGTQYNNILMDILDHQQRQQPQQKQQQHQQQKQQQQQPLIHDQSCSINVQPSCLVVPSQSCDTLQAVNGSASVNQNCSFGMNAVIDYSLLSQKSNNSVSASQFSGGDTKARAVLYAHTMPSTCSMSSINGSIQQLQNSTLTFGGARPLPSPLPMSDRQDPYGLKSDSTGNALKEEPNFINMQKVSRPIVERYQSCDHSSVFTE from the exons ATGGCTCAGTCGCGTTCCGCCGCCGGCGCATGCAAGGGTGCCACGGCGGAGTTCCCGGCGGGGCTAAGGGTTTTGGTCGTCGACGATGACGCCACCACGCTGAGGATTATAGAGCAAATGTCAATTCGATGCCGTTACCGCg TTACCACGTGCACTGAGGCTACTGTGGCTTTGAATCTTCTGCGGGAAAGGAAAGGTTGTTTTGATGTGGTACTGAGTGATGTTCATATGCCAGACATGGATGGTTATAAGCTCCTTGAACATGTTGGGCTGGAAATGGACCTTCCTGTAATTA TGATGTCTGGTGATAGTACAACAAGTGCTGTTATGAAGGGAATTAGACATGGGGCTTGTGATTATTTGATTAAGCCTGTACGTGAGGAAGAACTGAGGAATATATGGCAACATGTTGTTAGGAAAATCtggaatgaaaataaagaacatgATAATTCTGGCAGCATGGAAGATAGTGATTGGAATAAACGGGGAAATGATGATACTGAATATACTTCTTCTGTTGCTGATGCAGCAGAAGTAGTTAAAGCACCAAAAAAGAGGAGCAGtttaaaagaagaagatattgaATTGGAGAGTGATGATCCAGCCACATCTAAGAAGCCTCGCGTAGTGTGGTCAGTAGAACTGCACCAACAATTTGTCAGTGCTGTGAATCAACTTGGGCTTGATA AGGCTGTGCCAAAGAGAATTCTTGAATTGATGAATGTCCCTGGTTTGACTAGAGAAAACGTTGCCAGTCATTTGCAG AAATTTAGACTTTACTTGAAGCGATTAAGTGGAGTGGCACAGCAACAGAATGGGATGCTAAATGCAGTTCCTGGGACTATAGAATCCAACCTGAGCGCTACTGGAAGATTTGACATACAAGCTTTGGCTGCTGCTGGCCATGTTCCGCCTGAAACACTTGCAGCCCTTCATGCTGAGCTCTTAGGTCGCCCTGCAACTAACATATTGTCTACAGCGGACCAGGCTACATTGCTGCAAGCATCCATTGGGCTAAAACATTCCCATGCTGAACATGCTGTGGCGTATGGTCAGCCTTTTGTAAAGTGTCCTTCCAACATTGGCAAGGATTTTCCTCCCTCTTTCTTAACTGCAAATGACATGTCGTCAGGATATGGTGCATGGCCATCATCTAATAATACAATGGGTTCAGTGAGACCCAATAATAGCGATGAAAGAGTGGGTACTCAGTATAATAACATACTGATGGATATATTAGATCACCAACAAAGGCAGCAACCCCAGCAAAAACAACAGCAGCACCAGCAGCaaaagcaacaacaacaacagcctCTGATACATGATCAGAGTTGTTCAATCAATGTTCAACCATCTTGCTTGGTGGTTCCATCTCAATCCTGTGACACTCTACAGGCAGTAAACGGTTCTGCTTCTGTCAATCAGAATTGCAGTTTTGGCATGAATGCCGTTATTGATTATAGTTTATTGTCACAGAAATCAAATAATTCTGTTAGTGCATCTCAATTTTCCGGTGGGGACACAAAAGCTCGAGCTGTTCTCTATGCTCATACTATGCCCTCCACTTGTTCTATGAGCTCCATTAATGGCAGTATTCAGCAGCTTCAAAACTCAACTTTGACATTTGGTGGTGCAAGACCTTTGCCTAGCCCTTTGCCTATGTCTGATAGACAAGATCCCTATGGTTTGAAATCAG ATAGCACTGGCAACGCACTGAAGGAGGAgccaaattttataaatatgcaAAAAGTGAGTCGCCCAATCGTTGAAAGATATCAATCTTGTGATCATTCAAGTGTGTTTACTGAATAG
- the LOC108336061 gene encoding two-component response regulator ORR21 isoform X2 produces MAQSRSAAGACKGATAEFPAGLRVLVVDDDATTLRIIEQMSIRCRYRVTTCTEATVALNLLRERKGCFDVVLSDVHMPDMDGYKLLEHVGLEMDLPVIMMSGDSTTSAVMKGIRHGACDYLIKPVREEELRNIWQHVVRKIWNENKEHDNSGSMEDSDWNKRGNDDTEYTSSVADAAEVVKAPKKRSSLKEEDIELESDDPATSKKPRVVWSVELHQQFVSAVNQLGLDKAVPKRILELMNVPGLTRENVASHLQKFRLYLKRLSGVAQQQNGMLNAVPGTIESNLSATGRFDIQALAAAGHVPPETLAALHAELLGRPATNILSTADQATLLQASIGLKHSHAEHAVAYGQPFVKCPSNIGKDFPPSFLTANDMSSGYGAWPSSNNTMGSVRPNNSDERVGTQYNNILMDILDHQQRQQPQQKQQQHQQQKQQQQQPLIHDQSCSINVQPSCLVVPSQSCDTLQAVNGSASVNQNCSFGMNAVIDYSLLSQKSNNSVSASQFSGGDTKARAVLYAHTMPSTCSMSSINGSIQQLQNSTLTFGGARPLPSPLPMSDRQDPYGLKSGDSFDQVCLRNIGFIGKGTCIPNRFVQNEIESSVSDFSQMKVNVDSTGNALKEEPNFINMQKVSRPIVERYQSCDHSSVFTE; encoded by the exons ATGGCTCAGTCGCGTTCCGCCGCCGGCGCATGCAAGGGTGCCACGGCGGAGTTCCCGGCGGGGCTAAGGGTTTTGGTCGTCGACGATGACGCCACCACGCTGAGGATTATAGAGCAAATGTCAATTCGATGCCGTTACCGCg TTACCACGTGCACTGAGGCTACTGTGGCTTTGAATCTTCTGCGGGAAAGGAAAGGTTGTTTTGATGTGGTACTGAGTGATGTTCATATGCCAGACATGGATGGTTATAAGCTCCTTGAACATGTTGGGCTGGAAATGGACCTTCCTGTAATTA TGATGTCTGGTGATAGTACAACAAGTGCTGTTATGAAGGGAATTAGACATGGGGCTTGTGATTATTTGATTAAGCCTGTACGTGAGGAAGAACTGAGGAATATATGGCAACATGTTGTTAGGAAAATCtggaatgaaaataaagaacatgATAATTCTGGCAGCATGGAAGATAGTGATTGGAATAAACGGGGAAATGATGATACTGAATATACTTCTTCTGTTGCTGATGCAGCAGAAGTAGTTAAAGCACCAAAAAAGAGGAGCAGtttaaaagaagaagatattgaATTGGAGAGTGATGATCCAGCCACATCTAAGAAGCCTCGCGTAGTGTGGTCAGTAGAACTGCACCAACAATTTGTCAGTGCTGTGAATCAACTTGGGCTTGATA AGGCTGTGCCAAAGAGAATTCTTGAATTGATGAATGTCCCTGGTTTGACTAGAGAAAACGTTGCCAGTCATTTGCAG AAATTTAGACTTTACTTGAAGCGATTAAGTGGAGTGGCACAGCAACAGAATGGGATGCTAAATGCAGTTCCTGGGACTATAGAATCCAACCTGAGCGCTACTGGAAGATTTGACATACAAGCTTTGGCTGCTGCTGGCCATGTTCCGCCTGAAACACTTGCAGCCCTTCATGCTGAGCTCTTAGGTCGCCCTGCAACTAACATATTGTCTACAGCGGACCAGGCTACATTGCTGCAAGCATCCATTGGGCTAAAACATTCCCATGCTGAACATGCTGTGGCGTATGGTCAGCCTTTTGTAAAGTGTCCTTCCAACATTGGCAAGGATTTTCCTCCCTCTTTCTTAACTGCAAATGACATGTCGTCAGGATATGGTGCATGGCCATCATCTAATAATACAATGGGTTCAGTGAGACCCAATAATAGCGATGAAAGAGTGGGTACTCAGTATAATAACATACTGATGGATATATTAGATCACCAACAAAGGCAGCAACCCCAGCAAAAACAACAGCAGCACCAGCAGCaaaagcaacaacaacaacagcctCTGATACATGATCAGAGTTGTTCAATCAATGTTCAACCATCTTGCTTGGTGGTTCCATCTCAATCCTGTGACACTCTACAGGCAGTAAACGGTTCTGCTTCTGTCAATCAGAATTGCAGTTTTGGCATGAATGCCGTTATTGATTATAGTTTATTGTCACAGAAATCAAATAATTCTGTTAGTGCATCTCAATTTTCCGGTGGGGACACAAAAGCTCGAGCTGTTCTCTATGCTCATACTATGCCCTCCACTTGTTCTATGAGCTCCATTAATGGCAGTATTCAGCAGCTTCAAAACTCAACTTTGACATTTGGTGGTGCAAGACCTTTGCCTAGCCCTTTGCCTATGTCTGATAGACAAGATCCCTATGGTTTGAAATCAGGTGATTCATTTGATCAAGTGTGCCTTAGGAATATTGGGTTTATTGGTAAAGGTACCTGTATTCCAAATAGGTTTGttcaaaatgaaattgaatCATCTGTCAGTGATTTTAGTCAAATGAAAGTCAATGTAGATAGCACTGGCAACGCACTGAAGGAGGAgccaaattttataaatatgcaAAAAGTGAGTCGCCCAATCGTTGAAAGATATCAATCTTGTGATCATTCAAGTGTGTTTACTGAATAG
- the LOC108336061 gene encoding two-component response regulator ORR21 isoform X1 — protein sequence MAQSRSAAGACKGATAEFPAGLRVLVVDDDATTLRIIEQMSIRCRYRVTTCTEATVALNLLRERKGCFDVVLSDVHMPDMDGYKLLEHVGLEMDLPVIMMSGDSTTSAVMKGIRHGACDYLIKPVREEELRNIWQHVVRKIWNENKEHDNSGSMEDSDWNKRGNDDTEYTSSVADAAEVVKAPKKRSSLKEEDIELESDDPATSKKPRVVWSVELHQQFVSAVNQLGLDKAVPKRILELMNVPGLTRENVASHLQGWLTRLPVVDEKFRLYLKRLSGVAQQQNGMLNAVPGTIESNLSATGRFDIQALAAAGHVPPETLAALHAELLGRPATNILSTADQATLLQASIGLKHSHAEHAVAYGQPFVKCPSNIGKDFPPSFLTANDMSSGYGAWPSSNNTMGSVRPNNSDERVGTQYNNILMDILDHQQRQQPQQKQQQHQQQKQQQQQPLIHDQSCSINVQPSCLVVPSQSCDTLQAVNGSASVNQNCSFGMNAVIDYSLLSQKSNNSVSASQFSGGDTKARAVLYAHTMPSTCSMSSINGSIQQLQNSTLTFGGARPLPSPLPMSDRQDPYGLKSGDSFDQVCLRNIGFIGKGTCIPNRFVQNEIESSVSDFSQMKVNVDSTGNALKEEPNFINMQKVSRPIVERYQSCDHSSVFTE from the exons ATGGCTCAGTCGCGTTCCGCCGCCGGCGCATGCAAGGGTGCCACGGCGGAGTTCCCGGCGGGGCTAAGGGTTTTGGTCGTCGACGATGACGCCACCACGCTGAGGATTATAGAGCAAATGTCAATTCGATGCCGTTACCGCg TTACCACGTGCACTGAGGCTACTGTGGCTTTGAATCTTCTGCGGGAAAGGAAAGGTTGTTTTGATGTGGTACTGAGTGATGTTCATATGCCAGACATGGATGGTTATAAGCTCCTTGAACATGTTGGGCTGGAAATGGACCTTCCTGTAATTA TGATGTCTGGTGATAGTACAACAAGTGCTGTTATGAAGGGAATTAGACATGGGGCTTGTGATTATTTGATTAAGCCTGTACGTGAGGAAGAACTGAGGAATATATGGCAACATGTTGTTAGGAAAATCtggaatgaaaataaagaacatgATAATTCTGGCAGCATGGAAGATAGTGATTGGAATAAACGGGGAAATGATGATACTGAATATACTTCTTCTGTTGCTGATGCAGCAGAAGTAGTTAAAGCACCAAAAAAGAGGAGCAGtttaaaagaagaagatattgaATTGGAGAGTGATGATCCAGCCACATCTAAGAAGCCTCGCGTAGTGTGGTCAGTAGAACTGCACCAACAATTTGTCAGTGCTGTGAATCAACTTGGGCTTGATA AGGCTGTGCCAAAGAGAATTCTTGAATTGATGAATGTCCCTGGTTTGACTAGAGAAAACGTTGCCAGTCATTTGCAG GGGTGGTTGACGAGGTTGCCTGTTGTGGATGAG AAATTTAGACTTTACTTGAAGCGATTAAGTGGAGTGGCACAGCAACAGAATGGGATGCTAAATGCAGTTCCTGGGACTATAGAATCCAACCTGAGCGCTACTGGAAGATTTGACATACAAGCTTTGGCTGCTGCTGGCCATGTTCCGCCTGAAACACTTGCAGCCCTTCATGCTGAGCTCTTAGGTCGCCCTGCAACTAACATATTGTCTACAGCGGACCAGGCTACATTGCTGCAAGCATCCATTGGGCTAAAACATTCCCATGCTGAACATGCTGTGGCGTATGGTCAGCCTTTTGTAAAGTGTCCTTCCAACATTGGCAAGGATTTTCCTCCCTCTTTCTTAACTGCAAATGACATGTCGTCAGGATATGGTGCATGGCCATCATCTAATAATACAATGGGTTCAGTGAGACCCAATAATAGCGATGAAAGAGTGGGTACTCAGTATAATAACATACTGATGGATATATTAGATCACCAACAAAGGCAGCAACCCCAGCAAAAACAACAGCAGCACCAGCAGCaaaagcaacaacaacaacagcctCTGATACATGATCAGAGTTGTTCAATCAATGTTCAACCATCTTGCTTGGTGGTTCCATCTCAATCCTGTGACACTCTACAGGCAGTAAACGGTTCTGCTTCTGTCAATCAGAATTGCAGTTTTGGCATGAATGCCGTTATTGATTATAGTTTATTGTCACAGAAATCAAATAATTCTGTTAGTGCATCTCAATTTTCCGGTGGGGACACAAAAGCTCGAGCTGTTCTCTATGCTCATACTATGCCCTCCACTTGTTCTATGAGCTCCATTAATGGCAGTATTCAGCAGCTTCAAAACTCAACTTTGACATTTGGTGGTGCAAGACCTTTGCCTAGCCCTTTGCCTATGTCTGATAGACAAGATCCCTATGGTTTGAAATCAGGTGATTCATTTGATCAAGTGTGCCTTAGGAATATTGGGTTTATTGGTAAAGGTACCTGTATTCCAAATAGGTTTGttcaaaatgaaattgaatCATCTGTCAGTGATTTTAGTCAAATGAAAGTCAATGTAGATAGCACTGGCAACGCACTGAAGGAGGAgccaaattttataaatatgcaAAAAGTGAGTCGCCCAATCGTTGAAAGATATCAATCTTGTGATCATTCAAGTGTGTTTACTGAATAG